One genomic region from Rhodoligotrophos appendicifer encodes:
- the addB gene encoding double-strand break repair protein AddB yields MSTSHGTTAPRVFTVPPGEPFLDRLAAAVLSSELVPPLPISEPFGLARTTILLPTRRSSRVLTDCFLALGGGATLLPRIRPLGDIDEDEFVLASGNNVEELHLPPAVSTLERDLTLARILLEWSARNPDHLLGHTLTTGPAQSIKLAKSLGQLLAAFETEGLTLDMLGALRDGDYPEHRAAMVDFLSVVQDLLPHEFAQRGVIGALARRNLLLEAEASRLALTLPNVPMIAAGSTGSIPATARLLSAISRLPRGAVILPGLDQDLDDHSWDQLPPQHPQYGLKMLLEKIGIDRQDVRVLPGCRPSRRGRFLSEVMRPAETTELWQAAISSFTSRDLEAATNGLELIPAATHREEALCIAMIMRQVLEEPARQAALITPDRRLARRVASELARWNIFVDDSAGVPLSQTSAGSFAFLLLDASLNKFAPVQMLALLKHPLAAFGFERADLRRRARSFEMVALRGLRPPPGLQGLQNALQNARKGQHRRNGRISEQTWIELDELMIALAERLQPFQAVMDGTDRTSLQTLTEAHLKAAEACAPSDPQGCYLWRGEEGEGLAALFATLIEASSHGPKIEPFLYPSLLREVMAGQVVRPNANQHPRLSIYGLLEARLITSDVIILGGLNEGVWPPESQEDPWLSRPMRAAMGLLSPERRQGLAAHDFVQAMAGQKVYGTWSAKIDGAPATASRWILRLKALLDASRAGHLIASTSPWVAWARMIDDSSTPAVLAIPKPRPATSLRPRRLSVTEIETWIRDPYAIFAKHILKLRRLDELDRIPGPAERGVLVHAALQRFSESYPEALPQDIERTLLACGEAEFADWLEYTDVRSFWWPQFQRMASWFAVVERGLREGVSRSLVELGGRIEVPGPMGPFELTARADRFDIFADGSVRILDYKTGRLPTHKQEQANFSPQLLLEVKMAEHGGFELVGPVDVKEFAYVRLSGGNPPGEIRTAPADDAITDMTMQGLSDLVAAYDDENQPYIPRVRIERQDAELDYDHLSRFREWSSISAVTGTEVVDE; encoded by the coding sequence ATGTCAACCTCGCACGGCACGACAGCGCCGCGCGTCTTCACCGTGCCTCCCGGCGAGCCCTTCTTGGATCGGCTTGCGGCAGCCGTCCTTTCCTCTGAGCTGGTTCCTCCTTTGCCGATCTCAGAGCCCTTCGGCTTGGCACGTACCACTATTCTCTTGCCCACCCGGCGCTCTTCCCGGGTCTTGACGGATTGTTTTCTCGCGCTCGGCGGAGGAGCCACCCTTCTTCCGCGCATCAGGCCATTGGGCGACATCGACGAGGATGAATTTGTTCTCGCCTCCGGAAACAATGTGGAGGAGCTGCATCTCCCCCCCGCTGTCTCTACGCTCGAACGGGATCTGACCCTTGCGCGCATCCTGTTGGAATGGTCGGCACGAAACCCGGACCATCTTTTAGGCCATACGCTGACCACCGGACCGGCTCAGTCCATCAAATTAGCAAAATCCCTCGGACAGCTTCTAGCCGCTTTTGAGACCGAGGGCCTGACCCTGGATATGCTTGGGGCACTTCGCGACGGCGACTATCCGGAACATCGTGCTGCGATGGTCGACTTTCTGTCCGTCGTACAAGACCTGTTGCCGCATGAGTTTGCTCAGCGCGGCGTGATTGGTGCTCTGGCTCGCAGAAATCTTCTCCTGGAGGCCGAGGCCTCCAGACTTGCCCTGACGTTGCCCAATGTCCCGATGATCGCGGCGGGCTCTACCGGCTCGATCCCGGCGACAGCTCGCCTTCTATCAGCCATATCACGACTGCCCCGGGGCGCCGTCATCCTGCCCGGTCTGGATCAAGACCTCGACGATCACAGCTGGGACCAACTCCCACCTCAGCACCCCCAATACGGGCTAAAAATGCTGCTGGAGAAGATCGGAATTGATCGGCAGGATGTTAGAGTTCTACCGGGCTGTCGTCCCTCCCGCCGAGGCCGGTTTCTGAGTGAGGTCATGCGCCCCGCTGAAACAACGGAACTGTGGCAGGCGGCGATCTCAAGTTTCACGTCCCGAGACTTGGAGGCGGCAACCAACGGCCTGGAGCTGATCCCAGCGGCCACGCACCGGGAAGAGGCTCTTTGCATTGCGATGATCATGCGCCAGGTCTTGGAGGAACCGGCTCGGCAAGCGGCATTGATCACGCCCGACAGACGGCTGGCCCGCCGGGTAGCCTCCGAACTGGCGCGGTGGAATATCTTTGTAGACGACAGTGCTGGCGTGCCGCTGTCGCAGACGTCCGCAGGATCCTTTGCATTTTTGCTCCTGGACGCCAGTTTGAACAAGTTTGCGCCAGTGCAAATGCTTGCGCTTCTGAAGCACCCCCTGGCCGCCTTTGGCTTTGAGCGTGCAGATCTGCGTCGGCGGGCTCGGTCATTCGAGATGGTCGCGTTGCGCGGACTTCGACCTCCTCCGGGCCTTCAAGGGCTGCAGAACGCTTTGCAGAACGCCCGCAAGGGCCAGCACCGCCGAAATGGAAGGATCTCGGAGCAGACGTGGATAGAGCTCGATGAGCTCATGATCGCGCTGGCGGAACGGCTTCAGCCCTTCCAGGCGGTGATGGATGGAACGGACCGAACCTCACTCCAAACTCTCACCGAAGCTCATTTGAAAGCAGCCGAGGCCTGTGCTCCTTCGGATCCCCAGGGCTGCTATCTCTGGCGGGGCGAAGAGGGCGAGGGCCTGGCGGCGCTGTTCGCAACTCTGATCGAAGCCTCGTCACACGGACCAAAAATCGAGCCATTCCTTTATCCCTCTTTGTTACGCGAAGTCATGGCTGGCCAAGTTGTGCGGCCCAATGCAAATCAGCATCCCCGTTTGTCAATTTACGGACTTCTCGAGGCGCGGCTGATCACCTCTGACGTGATCATCCTTGGCGGTCTTAACGAGGGTGTTTGGCCGCCGGAGTCCCAGGAGGACCCATGGCTGAGCCGCCCAATGCGGGCCGCTATGGGCTTACTCTCACCCGAGCGACGGCAAGGGCTTGCGGCCCATGATTTCGTCCAGGCAATGGCTGGACAGAAAGTGTACGGCACCTGGTCGGCCAAGATTGACGGCGCTCCGGCGACTGCATCTCGGTGGATACTGAGGCTAAAGGCCCTTCTGGATGCATCCAGGGCAGGACACCTGATTGCGTCCACGAGCCCCTGGGTGGCGTGGGCCCGGATGATAGACGACAGCTCGACGCCAGCTGTACTGGCGATACCGAAGCCGCGACCTGCCACTTCACTGCGCCCGCGACGTCTGAGCGTCACGGAAATTGAAACCTGGATCCGAGATCCCTATGCCATTTTTGCCAAACATATTTTGAAGCTTCGTCGGCTGGATGAACTCGATCGCATACCAGGCCCGGCGGAACGCGGCGTTCTGGTTCATGCAGCCCTCCAGCGGTTCTCGGAAAGCTATCCGGAAGCCCTTCCGCAGGACATCGAGCGCACCCTTCTGGCCTGTGGCGAGGCTGAGTTCGCTGACTGGCTTGAATATACCGACGTTCGCAGCTTTTGGTGGCCACAGTTCCAGCGCATGGCCTCTTGGTTTGCCGTAGTCGAAAGAGGTTTGCGAGAAGGCGTGTCCAGGAGCTTGGTTGAACTTGGCGGCCGGATCGAAGTGCCGGGCCCCATGGGACCCTTCGAGTTGACGGCACGAGCCGACCGATTTGATATCTTTGCAGACGGCTCAGTACGCATCCTTGATTACAAGACTGGCAGACTTCCTACGCATAAGCAGGAACAGGCAAATTTCAGTCCGCAGCTGCTGCTTGAAGTGAAAATGGCAGAACATGGAGGTTTCGAGCTCGTTGGTCCCGTGGATGTGAAAGAGTTCGCCTATGTGAGATTGAGCGGCGGTAACCCTCCGGGAGAAATCCGGACAGCACCGGCGGATGATGCCATTACGGACATGACCATGCAGGGCCTCAGTGATCTGGTGGCAGCCTACGACGACGAAAATCAGCCCTATATTCCGAGGGTCCGGATCGAGAGGCAGGACGCCGAACTCGACTATGACCACCTCTCCCGCTTCCGTGAGTGGTCCTCAATCAGCGCAGTCACCGGGACGGAGGTTGTCGATGAGTGA